CCAATCCCGCAGCGTTTGCTTTGACCGGCGATCAGGTTGAGCGCCTTCGTGAGCTGAGGGCTAGCAGCGCGCAATACGACGCAAGCGTCCTGAGAAAGCGCAACATCCTCGGCCATGTCGTCGAGGTGCAGGGGCCTGACGGTTGGATATTAGAAGGAAGCAACGAGATCAGCGTTTCCGATTTCCCGGAACTTCGACGCAACTTCGCCGCCCACATCGACGCTTTCCGTGAAATCGGAGCGCTTGTCGTTTCTTTGGACCAGTAACAGTCCGGCCAGTACCTCCCCTATCGCTTCAGCGAATAGCGGCGGAACAGCGTTGCCAACTTGAGTGAAGCGCGGACATGCGTCTTTTCGGCGTTTGCCGCCGGTTGTGTATGGGCCTGTAAACGAGAACCAGTCGGGAAAGGACTGTAGGCGCGCATGTTCGCGAACCGTCATCGATCTCGGTCGCGAGTAGTGGACGAAGTCGTCCGGTAGTGTGCTGATTGTTGGTGACGGGGCGTCCGGGTCGAGTGGAGTGGTGGCCCGCTTCTTGATGCCCAGGCGGGCTCGGTCTTCCGCCCGCAAGCACACGCCTCGCTCGCAATTGTCGAGAATGTCCTGCATCCGCTTGGTGGAAACGGCATTATGCCGAGGCAAGCGCATGTCTGATGGCTGGCCGGAACCACCCTTTCTCATCAACTTTTGATAGGGAGTTTTCGGAGCGCGGGTGCGGCGGAGCGTCTTGAAGCCTTGGGGGCCCCAATCCTTGTCTGGCTGAAGCTCGCTTTCTGCATTCTCTTCGAGATCAGAAAGCGCCGCCCTTGCCGTGGTGAAGGTTGGGCCCAGGCCGCGTCCTTCCAGGAATGATCGTCTCGCAACGCGCAAGCGTTGGATGGGGTCAATGCCTGGGAGGGTGCCGGAAAGCGCTGCAATCAGTACGAACCTCGGCCGACGCTGCGGAACGCCCCAATCGGCGGCGCGGAGCGTGTCGCACCATGTGTCGTAGCCAAGCTTCTTCAATGCGAGAACGACGTAGTCGCTGTACGTTCCGCCGGTCCTGTGTCGCATCGAGCGAAAGCCAACCACGTTCTCGAGGAGAACCAAGCGTGGCTTAATCGTTTCGACGTAGTCCAAGTAGACATCAACCATCTGGCTTCGGGGGTCATCCGGCCGCCGCAGCCCATTCATGCTGAAGCCTTGGCAAGGGGGGCCGCCTGCAACGAGGTCGACTTTGCCCTGAAGCGACGAAAGCTCCTTGCCGTGTTCGCGAAGCACGTCTTGCGCAAGCCAAGGGCGCTGTTCAAGCCACGCCGGCCAGCCATGTCGGCCGGTTTCGTCGTTGAGAAGGTTTTGCTGGTAGGTGGAGAAGGCATCGGAATGGCCTTCTATGCCAAACAGGGTCGAAAACCCGGCTTCGCCTAGGCCGAGCGAAAGGCCCCCGCAGCCAGCGAAGAGATCGATGCAAGTCGGCCTCATGAAGGCGCTATTGCACGTTCGTTCCCTGAGGTCCAGGGCGTTGGGCCGCACAACGTAGCTTGAAACGGAAGCGCTTTGTCGGGGTTGCAACTAGGTAGTGGATCGAACCGCACCGTCATGATTCGTTCCCTGCCCCAAGTCGGGAAAGGCTAGGGGCGGATTTCCAAAAGTTTGGTTACCAACCGGAAGATCATCTGGGAGACCGTCAGGACTAGCCCAACTGCAATCCGGTCATTCCTGAAAACGTCTAAGGCCGCTGCGGGATTCCGCTGACGACTGCGGCAGTCCGACGGCGTAGATTGAGGCAAACAGGTCGCCAGCTCGTGACGGCGTGCCAACGAACCAGAGAGCCCCATCTCCCGCGCCCAACGCCTCCTAGACCTGATCCAGGCCCTTCGCCGCCACCGCCGCGCCGTCGCCGGCGCGGTGCTGGCCGAGGGGCTGGGCGTCTTCCTGCGCACCCTCTACCGCGACATCGACACCCTCAAGGGTCAGGGCGCCCACATCGAGGGCGAGGCCGGGGTCGGCTACATCCTCCGCTCCGGGTTCATGCTGCCGCCGCTGATGTTCTCGCAGGAAGAGATCGAGGCGCTGGTGCGCGGCTTGCGCTCGGTGTCGCAACGGGCGGACGGGCCCT
The nucleotide sequence above comes from Caulobacter sp. NIBR1757. Encoded proteins:
- a CDS encoding DNA cytosine methyltransferase; amino-acid sequence: MRPTCIDLFAGCGGLSLGLGEAGFSTLFGIEGHSDAFSTYQQNLLNDETGRHGWPAWLEQRPWLAQDVLREHGKELSSLQGKVDLVAGGPPCQGFSMNGLRRPDDPRSQMVDVYLDYVETIKPRLVLLENVVGFRSMRHRTGGTYSDYVVLALKKLGYDTWCDTLRAADWGVPQRRPRFVLIAALSGTLPGIDPIQRLRVARRSFLEGRGLGPTFTTARAALSDLEENAESELQPDKDWGPQGFKTLRRTRAPKTPYQKLMRKGGSGQPSDMRLPRHNAVSTKRMQDILDNCERGVCLRAEDRARLGIKKRATTPLDPDAPSPTISTLPDDFVHYSRPRSMTVREHARLQSFPDWFSFTGPYTTGGKRRKDACPRFTQVGNAVPPLFAEAIGEVLAGLLLVQRNDKRSDFTESVDVGGEVASKFREIGNADLVASF
- a CDS encoding HTH domain-containing protein — encoded protein: MIQALRRHRRAVAGAVLAEGLGVFLRTLYRDIDTLKGQGAHIEGEAGVGYILRSGFMLPPLMFSQEEIEALVRGLRSVSQRADGPLGLAARNVLAKVGAAPPPA